ATTTTTTTTCATCTGCACCATAACCAATAGGACAAATAACAACAGGTACATATTCTTCAGGAATCTCTAAATATTTTTGATATTTATCTTTCTCAAATCCTTCTATAGGACATGAATCAACACCAAAAGATTTAGCTGCCATCATTAAATTTTCAAGAGCAATGTACGCTTGATTTGTAGCAAAATTAATTTTATCTTGTTCACTATAATTTTCAAACCACTTCACAAGTAAATTATCATAAAAATCTAAAGTTTCCTGAGGCATTCCATTTTCCCCCATTAATTCTAATAATTTGGATTTTTTCTCCTCTAAATCTTTAGGAACACAAAAAACAAACAAATGAGAACAATTAGATATTTGTTTATTAAATAATGAAGCCTTCTCCAACTCCACAAACATATCATTATCATCAATAACCTTAATCTTCCAAGGTTGAAAATTAAAAGAAGAAGGACTAAACCTAACAATCTCTTTAATCTTATCTACAACCTCTTTTGACACCTTCTTACCATCAAATTTCTTCGTAGCATATCTTTGCATATTTAATTCTTCATAATCCATAATACAAAGCTAAACAGAATACATATTATAAAGTTATTTTAGTTATGAAATTAAATGATGAAATATAACACATGATTGAGAAAATTAATCAACATTTCTATTTCAAATTCACATGAGAATTAATAGTCATCAAAAACTCTCCTCCAAAATCATTCAACTTCTTAGGCCCAACACCTTTAACATCTAAAAACTCTTTATCACTCTTAGGAGATTTTTTAGTCATTTCAACTAACGAAGTATCTGAAAAAATCATAAAAGCTGGAACATTTCTCTTATCTGCGATGTTCTTCCTCAATACCTTAAGCTTCTCAAACAAAGGACTATCAGAAGTTGCTTTTTTCTTAGCCTTCCCACCCCTCTTAGTTTTTCTAACTTTCTTTGTCTTACTAAATCTTCTAACTACTTCATCATCACTCTCAACATTTGTTGCACTTATTCTTTCAAGAACCTCATTTTGCATGACATAATCATTAATAAGAATCAAAAAATCTTCACCAAAATCATTTAATTTTTGCTGTCCCACTCCATTAACTTTCATAAAATCTTCTTCAGATCTTGGAAAAGTAGTCGCCATCTCTCTCAAAGCAACATCTCCAAAAACAACAGAAGGCGCAAGACCTCTATCTTCAGCAACTTTTTTCCTAAAATCCCTTAATTCTTCAAATAAAATGCAATCATAAGAAACTTTCTTATTAATAAAACTTCTACTACTAGTAATTTCTTCAACACCTGGAAGTTCTAAACAAACATCACACCCATTACAATTATGCTTAGGAAACTCTTCTCCAAAATACTCTAAAAGATATTTCCTCCTACAAGATTTCCTTTCACAATAAAACATCATCTCACTCAATTTTTCAAGAGCTCCTCTCTTCAAAGAAATATCCTCAATCATATTGACAAAAAACTCATGCTTCATACTATCACCTCTAGAATAAAACATAACACAATCACTAGGCAAACCATCCCTACCTGCCCTCCCTATTTCTTGATAATAACCTTCAACAGATTTAGAATATGTATGATGAATAACAAGCCTAACATCCGGTTTATCTATTCCCATTCCAAAAGCAATTGTTGCAACCATAATATCAACCTTATCTTTAATAAATAATTCTTGATTCTGTTTTCTAATTTTACTAGAAAGACCTGCATGATAAGCAAGTGCCTTCATTCCATAACCATTTAACTTCTTAGTTAGACTCTCAGTATCTTTTCGAGAAAAACAATAAATAATCACAGATTCATTCTTATGCTTATCTACCAAATCTAAGATTTTATCAAAAGTATCTTTCTTCTTCATAACAATTAAATTAAGATTATCTCTATCAAAACTAGACACAAAAACTTTAGGATTATCCAAATCAAGTTGTTTTAAAATATCTTCTTTAACTTTCTGTGTAGCTGTTGCAGTCAAAGCAATAATTGGAACTCCAACAAAAATCTTCTTCAAAAACTTCAAATTTCGATAATCCTTACGAAAATCATGACCCCATTCAGAAATACAATGCGCTTCATCAATTGCAATCAAACTAATCTCAACACCTAGAAGAAATGATTTAAACTCATCTGAAGATAATCTTTCTGGCGCAATATATAAAATCTTGACTTCTCTTCTCTCAATTCTTGTTTTAATATCCTCAATCACCTTTGGAGTCAAAGTAGAATTAATATACTCAGCACTAACTCCATTTACCTTTAGAGCATCAACTTGATCTTTCATTAGAGAGATTAAAGGTGAAATAACAATTGTCAGTCCTTCAAACTTAAGTGCAGGGATTTGATAACAAAGTGATTTCCCTCCACCTGTTGGCATTAAAACTAGTGTGTCTTTTTTTTCTAAAACATTAGTTATAACTTCTAATTGTAACGATCTAAATTCTTCATATCCAAAATATTTCTTTAATAATAAC
This portion of the Candidatus Woesearchaeota archaeon genome encodes:
- a CDS encoding NAD(P)H-dependent oxidoreductase, producing the protein MDYEELNMQRYATKKFDGKKVSKEVVDKIKEIVRFSPSSFNFQPWKIKVIDDNDMFVELEKASLFNKQISNCSHLFVFCVPKDLEEKKSKLLELMGENGMPQETLDFYDNLLVKWFENYSEQDKINFATNQAYIALENLMMAAKSFGVDSCPIEGFEKDKYQKYLEIPEEYVPVVICPIGYGADEKKSKLRFDSEEIYFQ
- a CDS encoding ATP-dependent DNA helicase; the encoded protein is MELLLKKYFGYEEFRSLQLEVITNVLEKKDTLVLMPTGGGKSLCYQIPALKFEGLTIVISPLISLMKDQVDALKVNGVSAEYINSTLTPKVIEDIKTRIERREVKILYIAPERLSSDEFKSFLLGVEISLIAIDEAHCISEWGHDFRKDYRNLKFLKKIFVGVPIIALTATATQKVKEDILKQLDLDNPKVFVSSFDRDNLNLIVMKKKDTFDKILDLVDKHKNESVIIYCFSRKDTESLTKKLNGYGMKALAYHAGLSSKIRKQNQELFIKDKVDIMVATIAFGMGIDKPDVRLVIHHTYSKSVEGYYQEIGRAGRDGLPSDCVMFYSRGDSMKHEFFVNMIEDISLKRGALEKLSEMMFYCERKSCRRKYLLEYFGEEFPKHNCNGCDVCLELPGVEEITSSRSFINKKVSYDCILFEELRDFRKKVAEDRGLAPSVVFGDVALREMATTFPRSEEDFMKVNGVGQQKLNDFGEDFLILINDYVMQNEVLERISATNVESDDEVVRRFSKTKKVRKTKRGGKAKKKATSDSPLFEKLKVLRKNIADKRNVPAFMIFSDTSLVEMTKKSPKSDKEFLDVKGVGPKKLNDFGGEFLMTINSHVNLK